Sequence from the Bacteroidales bacterium genome:
ACTTCTCCCTCGTAACCATTGATATAGATTACGCCGTCAGTAGCATATACTTGAACTGCTTCTGCATCTGCATCTGCGATTCCTACCAAGTCGGGTCCTGTGAAGACTGCCTCTATTGTTACATCGCCA
This genomic interval carries:
- a CDS encoding T9SS type A sorting domain-containing protein codes for the protein GDVTIEAVFTGPDLVGIADADAEAVQVYATDGVIYINGYEGEVKVVNISGQVVKEFVANGNAEVSIAQGIYFVVSGDQVTKVVVK